One Cryobacterium roopkundense genomic region harbors:
- a CDS encoding glycosyltransferase family protein, with translation MTVGSGQFRRNLERAGAKDVRWAPHRYDPDSFGYFPINADRPYDFVMIANRSTPRFAFRALPGARQRLELVERMQEKFGSRFAIFGAGWEGPSAQGKVPFWQQEEAISSAWISVNWDHYPNEADYFSNRLPISLAAGSIHITGRHPGYREYFTDDLPFLRFADSPEHLVAVAEETLAGTSEDQRLSAIHAGRLWVDARLRADTQLVELLNAGGAQIDEAAGVEARRLDVATLTAH, from the coding sequence ATGACCGTGGGGTCCGGTCAGTTTCGCCGCAATCTCGAACGCGCTGGTGCCAAGGATGTGCGGTGGGCGCCCCATCGCTACGATCCGGACAGTTTTGGGTACTTTCCTATTAATGCGGACCGGCCTTACGACTTCGTCATGATTGCGAATCGGAGCACGCCGCGATTCGCCTTCCGGGCGCTGCCGGGGGCCCGCCAGCGGCTTGAGCTTGTCGAGCGGATGCAGGAGAAGTTCGGCTCGAGGTTTGCCATTTTCGGTGCGGGCTGGGAAGGGCCTTCTGCCCAGGGAAAGGTTCCGTTCTGGCAGCAGGAGGAGGCCATCTCGTCCGCCTGGATCAGCGTGAACTGGGATCACTACCCGAATGAGGCGGACTATTTCTCGAACCGGCTGCCGATTTCCTTGGCTGCAGGCTCGATCCACATCACCGGGCGCCACCCTGGATACCGGGAATACTTCACGGATGACCTTCCGTTCCTGCGTTTCGCCGACTCGCCAGAACACCTTGTCGCCGTGGCTGAGGAGACCTTGGCGGGAACTTCTGAGGATCAGCGGTTGTCCGCCATTCATGCTGGCCGGCTGTGGGTCGATGCTCGCCTTCGCGCTGACACACAGCTGGTCGAACTCCTCAATGCCGGCGGTGCGCAGATAGACGAGGCCGCGGGTGTCGAAGCCCGTCGACTTGACGTCGCCACGTTGACAGCCCACTAG
- a CDS encoding alpha-1,2-fucosyltransferase, translated as MANVVGLIGGLGNQLFQYSFGRWLEMRTGTPTQFDLSAYRGRPDYLGLAEFGFNLGKPLKSVSKLPFPGGRFPRAARGVRQIIGPARVRFERELHGLPSALQMTKRSWYYGYWQHPHMVREVLGSLQADFEARTVGDNLPTTRIAVHVRRGDMVVHSAILGPDYYARAVRELREAHRLPASEPVTIFSDDPQWCRDNLELPTAQYPEPLTAAGDLAALAQHEFLVLSGSTFSWWAASLTHRAPDSVVAPDPFVPRQKLPLDMEGWLAVSR; from the coding sequence ATGGCCAACGTAGTGGGACTCATCGGCGGACTCGGCAATCAGCTGTTCCAGTATTCATTTGGCCGTTGGCTCGAGATGCGTACGGGAACGCCCACGCAGTTTGACCTGTCGGCTTATCGTGGCAGGCCAGATTATCTGGGGTTGGCGGAATTCGGCTTCAATCTGGGCAAGCCACTCAAATCCGTCTCGAAACTTCCGTTCCCCGGGGGTCGTTTTCCTCGCGCAGCCCGAGGTGTCAGGCAGATCATTGGACCGGCGCGGGTTCGTTTCGAACGCGAGTTGCACGGTCTCCCGAGCGCCCTCCAAATGACGAAGCGCTCGTGGTATTACGGGTACTGGCAGCATCCGCACATGGTGCGCGAGGTGTTGGGATCGCTACAAGCAGATTTTGAGGCCCGCACCGTGGGCGACAACCTGCCTACCACACGCATTGCAGTGCACGTTCGGAGGGGGGACATGGTCGTCCACAGCGCCATTTTGGGCCCGGACTACTACGCTCGCGCTGTGCGTGAACTTCGAGAGGCCCATCGCCTCCCAGCGTCAGAGCCCGTGACGATCTTCTCCGACGATCCGCAGTGGTGCAGAGACAATCTGGAATTGCCGACCGCTCAGTACCCAGAGCCACTCACGGCTGCCGGCGACCTGGCCGCTCTCGCACAGCACGAATTCCTGGTGCTGTCAGGCAGCACCTTTTCCTGGTGGGCCGCCAGCCTCACCCACCGCGCTCCCGATTCGGTCGTGGCTCCTGACCCGTTCGTTCCTCGTCAAAAGCTGCCCCTGGACATGGAGGGGTGGCTGGCCGTGAGTCGCTAG
- a CDS encoding glycosyltransferase family 2 protein, with product MKLHVIMACHNRRDLTVGAVRSAVLAAKAAHVAVDFTIYDDGSTDGTAEALANLGAHITVLSGDGSAFWARSMARAEADVLARVGADARPDDRIVWLNDDVILDETAFQAVDATGPDAVSVGAMRDATSGEITYGGLVKTGWHPLRFDGVNPGAQPLPIDSFNGNLVFVPVHVAVRLGGIDGEYSHALADIDYGLRCGRGNIPVLLLPSSLGVCARNPPEPNDGVRRQWRRFVGVKGGGHLSSLTRMVKKGAPRQWPLYVSATYIFWWVRHLSAPLQQRRSAVHSGR from the coding sequence ATGAAACTGCACGTGATCATGGCCTGCCACAATCGGCGCGACCTCACGGTCGGGGCCGTTCGATCTGCCGTTCTGGCCGCGAAAGCGGCCCATGTGGCCGTCGACTTCACGATCTACGACGACGGCTCCACGGATGGCACCGCCGAGGCGCTGGCGAATCTGGGGGCGCACATCACGGTGCTCTCCGGCGATGGCTCGGCGTTCTGGGCCCGCAGCATGGCGCGTGCCGAAGCGGATGTCTTGGCGCGCGTAGGCGCCGACGCTCGCCCCGACGACAGGATCGTCTGGCTCAACGACGATGTCATTCTCGACGAAACCGCATTTCAGGCCGTGGATGCGACAGGCCCCGACGCCGTGAGCGTGGGGGCCATGCGCGACGCAACCTCGGGTGAGATCACGTACGGCGGTCTCGTGAAGACGGGCTGGCATCCGCTCAGATTCGACGGAGTGAACCCGGGAGCGCAGCCGCTGCCGATTGACTCGTTCAACGGGAACCTCGTCTTCGTGCCTGTGCACGTGGCGGTTCGACTCGGTGGCATCGACGGAGAATACTCCCACGCGCTGGCGGACATCGACTACGGCCTGCGCTGCGGGCGAGGCAATATTCCCGTCTTGCTCCTGCCCTCGAGCCTCGGAGTCTGCGCCAGAAACCCGCCGGAACCCAACGACGGCGTGCGGCGTCAATGGAGGCGCTTCGTCGGTGTGAAGGGCGGTGGACATCTGTCGTCGTTGACGCGGATGGTGAAAAAGGGCGCGCCCAGGCAATGGCCGCTCTACGTTTCTGCCACGTACATCTTCTGGTGGGTGCGGCACCTGTCTGCGCCGCTGCAACAACGTCGAAGTGCGGTTCACAGTGGCCGATAG
- a CDS encoding glycosyltransferase family 4 protein — protein MHIAIVGPSNPSEFAADLDSVTSFPAGMGGIPVNGLVRSLLDLGHRVSLITASPGATTVWKAQGPMLTIVAVPFRVRARNRALDFFKVERRALAQALRECDADVFHAHWTYEFTLACIDARAQPLLVTAHDAPFTILRHMPDSYRVFRTLMALRARISIKNLTAVAPYLAQRWEKEMWFRRHITVIPNPIPQLVLPDLEALGHPVILDVADGSARKNVRVLLRAFELVRVEFPLSELRLVGNGLEAGGPLAVWAQGENLGHGVAFLGSLDRTEVARQYAEATMFCHSSLEEAQPMCLLEAMSAKLPIVAGVRSGGVPWTLFEGEAGILVDVSAVDALSKGILQTLTRPEDAAARADRAVTLMGARYSPEIIAQQYLGEYARITQTAAADSRPSQSTVAG, from the coding sequence TTGCACATCGCCATTGTTGGACCAAGCAACCCCAGCGAGTTCGCAGCAGATCTGGATTCCGTAACGTCGTTCCCCGCCGGCATGGGAGGAATACCTGTCAACGGGCTGGTTCGCTCGCTGTTGGACCTTGGTCACAGGGTTTCGTTGATCACGGCCTCTCCGGGCGCGACGACGGTCTGGAAAGCACAGGGCCCGATGCTGACCATCGTGGCCGTTCCCTTTCGCGTGCGTGCCAGGAATCGGGCCCTGGACTTCTTCAAGGTGGAACGCAGGGCGCTTGCCCAGGCGCTCCGTGAGTGCGACGCCGACGTATTCCACGCCCACTGGACCTATGAATTCACGCTCGCGTGCATTGACGCTCGAGCTCAGCCTCTGCTCGTCACCGCTCATGATGCCCCGTTCACCATCCTGCGCCACATGCCTGACAGCTATCGAGTTTTCCGAACGCTCATGGCGCTGCGCGCGCGGATCTCCATCAAGAACCTGACCGCGGTCGCTCCGTACCTGGCGCAGCGTTGGGAAAAGGAGATGTGGTTTCGTCGACACATCACGGTGATCCCCAACCCCATCCCGCAGCTAGTCCTCCCCGACCTAGAGGCTCTCGGCCATCCAGTCATTCTGGATGTCGCGGATGGGTCGGCTCGTAAGAACGTCAGGGTTCTGCTGCGTGCCTTCGAGTTGGTCCGAGTCGAGTTTCCGCTGAGCGAATTGCGCTTGGTCGGGAACGGCCTGGAGGCAGGGGGCCCGTTGGCAGTATGGGCGCAGGGAGAAAACCTGGGGCATGGCGTGGCCTTCCTGGGTTCCTTGGACCGCACGGAAGTGGCCCGGCAGTATGCAGAAGCGACGATGTTCTGCCACTCATCCCTGGAAGAGGCGCAGCCGATGTGTCTCCTGGAAGCAATGAGCGCAAAACTTCCTATCGTCGCCGGTGTGCGCTCGGGTGGCGTCCCGTGGACCCTTTTCGAGGGCGAGGCCGGAATCCTTGTTGATGTGAGTGCTGTGGATGCTCTGTCGAAGGGAATCCTCCAGACCTTGACGAGGCCCGAAGACGCTGCAGCCAGAGCCGACCGGGCAGTTACGTTGATGGGTGCGCGGTATTCGCCGGAGATAATTGCCCAGCAATACCTCGGCGAGTATGCACGCATTACTCAGACGGCGGCAGCCGACAGTCGGCCCTCACAATCCACGGTGGCCGGATGA
- a CDS encoding WecB/TagA/CpsF family glycosyltransferase, whose amino-acid sequence MHVTPHHGVAHASQWIGPVEFVSSTPQDACDHIIALSLASEGRHVHLANAYTVALADESPDYRATLAAPALNFPDGKPIGWLSKLRRHSPRLRQVRGPQLFLDVFDQGRFHGIKHFLLGSTPEVLSALQRELTVKFPGIKIVGLESPPFRALTTAEHRDQDARIEATGAQIVWVGLGTPKQDVEAHRIADGLPVVAIAIGAAFDFAAGTLRSAPAWMTRCGLEWTFRFAHEPRRLWKRYVFGNARFIKAALVNSGARRSDDD is encoded by the coding sequence GTGCACGTAACACCCCACCACGGTGTTGCCCACGCGTCGCAGTGGATCGGGCCGGTCGAATTCGTTTCCAGCACACCCCAAGATGCCTGCGACCACATCATCGCACTGTCCCTGGCATCTGAGGGTCGGCACGTGCACCTCGCGAACGCGTACACGGTTGCGCTGGCCGACGAGTCGCCCGACTACCGCGCCACTCTCGCCGCTCCCGCACTCAATTTTCCGGACGGCAAGCCCATCGGATGGTTGTCGAAACTGCGTCGGCACTCGCCGCGGCTGCGCCAGGTGCGCGGTCCGCAACTCTTCCTGGATGTGTTCGATCAGGGTCGCTTTCACGGAATCAAACATTTCCTCCTGGGTTCAACCCCCGAGGTGCTGAGTGCCCTGCAGCGTGAGCTTACGGTGAAATTTCCCGGAATCAAGATCGTGGGGCTGGAAAGCCCGCCCTTCCGCGCGCTGACCACGGCCGAGCACCGCGACCAAGACGCTCGGATCGAGGCTACGGGCGCACAGATTGTCTGGGTTGGTCTGGGTACTCCCAAGCAAGACGTGGAGGCGCACCGCATTGCCGACGGGCTGCCGGTCGTCGCCATCGCGATCGGCGCGGCGTTCGACTTCGCCGCCGGCACTCTGCGGTCGGCGCCCGCGTGGATGACGCGCTGCGGTCTGGAGTGGACCTTCCGGTTCGCGCACGAACCCCGGCGACTGTGGAAAAGGTACGTGTTCGGCAACGCTCGCTTCATCAAGGCTGCCCTCGTCAATTCCGGTGCCAGACGGTCTGACGACGACTAG
- a CDS encoding O-antigen ligase family protein translates to MIVLLAGGLGGVLLIAYMLWALKRWPGLGFVLIGGAILVMKDTRGLPSLSAGGLTIGLFDIMSMVFAAAAVLNFVTARQHGKPRSRAWMRFAMGFILVAVVFALLRGAQEFGLAPAVNEARTWIYIAACGAWLVSVDPLSARFGRNMVLLSATVAVGLVVVAGYGIAVNGIGSSAEGTIDAAGNAISGRPINSGQALVLALSGFVLLAAAGKTGNRFYRVLAWASFFICVIVQHRSVWAAAGVGALAYFLMARRREKFHLVILGSCAALILAVLASFGTFDQILASIFTSAGDSRTYDARMQGWVALTQDAFRSFQTVLFGFPFGHGWERVQGSGYVNFSPHNWYLTVFLRTGLVGLGLFLAVMVAALGKSFKLRNDPPALAILVATLLYMWPYSLEWISMPFVIWAAYSALVPRTGETDGLITPDSARNLLNTARSGVA, encoded by the coding sequence GTGATCGTACTGCTGGCAGGAGGCCTCGGGGGAGTCCTCCTGATCGCCTACATGCTGTGGGCACTGAAGCGCTGGCCGGGGCTGGGGTTCGTTCTCATCGGTGGCGCCATTCTCGTGATGAAAGACACCCGTGGGCTCCCATCGCTGTCCGCTGGAGGGCTGACGATCGGTCTCTTCGACATCATGTCGATGGTCTTCGCGGCGGCCGCGGTGCTGAACTTCGTGACTGCGCGGCAACACGGAAAGCCCAGATCGCGCGCCTGGATGAGATTTGCCATGGGTTTCATTCTTGTCGCTGTGGTTTTTGCTCTGCTTCGCGGTGCGCAAGAATTCGGTCTCGCCCCGGCCGTCAATGAGGCGCGAACCTGGATCTACATTGCAGCGTGTGGTGCCTGGCTGGTCAGCGTTGATCCGCTCAGTGCTCGATTTGGGCGCAACATGGTGTTGCTGTCAGCAACCGTTGCAGTGGGGCTTGTTGTCGTCGCCGGCTATGGGATTGCCGTGAACGGGATTGGCTCCAGCGCAGAAGGCACCATCGACGCCGCTGGCAATGCGATCTCGGGAAGGCCGATCAATTCCGGTCAAGCCCTGGTTCTGGCCCTGTCCGGATTCGTCTTGCTTGCGGCCGCGGGGAAAACGGGAAACCGCTTCTACCGTGTTCTGGCGTGGGCCTCATTCTTCATCTGCGTGATTGTGCAGCATCGCTCCGTGTGGGCGGCGGCCGGTGTCGGAGCCCTGGCCTATTTTCTGATGGCAAGGCGCCGGGAGAAGTTTCACTTGGTGATCTTGGGGTCCTGCGCAGCCCTCATTCTGGCCGTCCTAGCCTCCTTTGGAACGTTTGATCAGATCCTTGCGTCCATCTTCACCTCCGCTGGCGATTCACGAACGTACGACGCCCGCATGCAAGGATGGGTGGCTCTCACGCAGGATGCATTCCGCTCATTCCAGACTGTGCTCTTTGGTTTTCCGTTCGGGCATGGGTGGGAGCGCGTGCAGGGCTCCGGCTACGTGAACTTCTCACCACACAATTGGTACCTCACAGTCTTTCTGCGAACAGGCCTTGTCGGCCTAGGCCTCTTCCTCGCAGTCATGGTGGCCGCGCTCGGCAAGTCGTTCAAGCTCCGGAACGATCCACCGGCTCTGGCGATCCTGGTCGCAACGCTCCTCTATATGTGGCCGTACAGTTTGGAATGGATTTCTATGCCCTTTGTCATTTGGGCGGCCTACTCCGCCTTGGTTCCACGGACCGGTGAGACTGATGGTCTGATCACCCCGGACAGTGCACGGAATCTGCTCAACACGGCACGATCAGGGGTGGCATGA
- a CDS encoding glycosyltransferase family 4 protein, producing the protein MKIAIVHSYYSSRQPSGENVVVDAQASALSEWGFDVRVVAARTDELETSRAYKLSTAVTVATGRGPSPVRELENFAPDLVHVHNLFPNWGTAWLNRWHGPLVATVHNFRPVCAAGTLFRDGAECTLCPATNTFAAVKHACYRGSKVATIPLAIRSRNGVAGDPLLSRADAVILLTERARGLYEGFGLPAEKISLIPNFVDDVGFTRSTPGTDWVYIGRLTEEKGIANLIKHWPETHTLRIYGDGPLREHVESEAQARGNVTYLGRLEHDAVAGVLAGARGLVFPSEWAEGGIPLSYVEALAAGRMVVAMAGSSGADDLEAAGAGSIFRDWAGLAAALDEACAHSEVFARRARSHYEENFRRETFLQRTDDLYRRLVAHSRAGATHA; encoded by the coding sequence ATGAAGATCGCCATTGTTCATAGTTACTACTCCAGCCGTCAGCCCAGCGGAGAGAATGTCGTTGTCGACGCTCAGGCATCCGCTTTGAGCGAGTGGGGGTTCGATGTGCGCGTCGTCGCCGCGCGCACAGATGAATTGGAGACCAGCCGCGCCTATAAGTTGTCCACCGCCGTCACGGTGGCCACGGGGCGCGGCCCCTCACCCGTGCGTGAACTCGAGAATTTCGCACCGGATCTGGTGCACGTGCACAATCTTTTCCCCAACTGGGGCACGGCCTGGCTCAACCGCTGGCACGGGCCGCTCGTGGCCACGGTGCATAACTTTCGCCCCGTCTGTGCTGCGGGCACCCTCTTCAGAGACGGCGCGGAATGTACCCTGTGCCCGGCCACGAACACGTTTGCCGCGGTGAAGCATGCGTGCTATCGGGGCTCGAAGGTGGCCACGATTCCCTTGGCGATCCGCAGCCGCAACGGTGTGGCCGGCGACCCGCTCTTGTCGAGAGCGGATGCCGTAATCCTGTTGACAGAGCGAGCTCGCGGTCTGTACGAAGGCTTCGGGCTGCCGGCGGAGAAGATCTCCTTGATCCCCAACTTCGTGGACGACGTGGGGTTCACCCGTAGTACCCCCGGCACGGACTGGGTGTACATCGGCCGGCTCACGGAAGAGAAGGGCATCGCCAACCTGATCAAGCATTGGCCCGAGACGCACACGCTGCGCATCTACGGGGACGGTCCGCTGCGCGAGCACGTGGAGAGTGAGGCTCAGGCCCGCGGCAACGTGACCTACCTCGGGCGACTGGAGCACGACGCGGTTGCCGGCGTGCTCGCTGGCGCGCGGGGCCTGGTGTTTCCCAGCGAATGGGCCGAGGGCGGAATTCCGCTGTCCTACGTGGAGGCGCTCGCCGCGGGGCGAATGGTCGTCGCCATGGCGGGGAGCAGCGGAGCCGACGACCTCGAGGCCGCCGGCGCCGGCAGCATCTTTCGTGACTGGGCGGGGCTCGCGGCCGCGCTCGATGAGGCCTGTGCGCACTCCGAGGTGTTCGCGCGGCGCGCGCGAAGCCACTACGAAGAGAACTTCCGTCGCGAGACCTTCCTCCAGCGAACCGACGACCTCTATCGTCGACTCGTGGCTCACTCGCGGGCGGGGGCAACGCATGCGTAG
- a CDS encoding glycosyltransferase family 4 protein: protein MRRVVILQEYIPTYRVPFFEALRARAAKEQIDVVVACGRPNGAQDLRGDSSTVEFVQHLPQREVSVFGRRVVFRRVSKAIRGADLVILEQARRNLDSYWLLGPARRRTTRVALWGHGRDYTRRTKSLDRIVQRWLTRRADWFFAYTEGGVAAVTEQGYPRSRTTLVQNSIDTTRLRKQISAVTTTDTDSFRARHDLRGKTALFVGALDESKRLPFLLEAAKLVHNEDADFRLIVAGDGALRDEIESWARTESWVTYLGQVGGDAKSVVLASAQVMAMPGRVGLVAVDSFAAATPIVTTDWAWHAPESEYLVDGVNAVITADDVGSFADALTETLANAPRLAGFAEACQAGSEQYTLEAMVENYVAGILSALEVER from the coding sequence ATGCGTAGGGTCGTCATTCTGCAGGAGTACATTCCCACCTACCGGGTACCCTTTTTCGAAGCCCTCCGTGCGCGCGCGGCGAAGGAACAGATCGACGTGGTCGTGGCCTGTGGCCGCCCCAACGGCGCCCAGGATCTGCGGGGTGACTCCAGCACCGTCGAGTTCGTGCAGCACCTTCCGCAGCGCGAGGTCTCGGTCTTCGGCCGGCGGGTCGTGTTCAGGCGGGTGTCGAAAGCCATTCGGGGCGCGGACCTGGTGATTCTGGAGCAGGCGCGGCGCAATCTGGATTCATACTGGCTGCTGGGCCCGGCGCGCAGGCGCACAACGCGCGTCGCCCTGTGGGGCCATGGCCGAGATTACACGCGGCGCACGAAATCCCTCGATCGAATCGTTCAGAGGTGGCTCACCCGGCGCGCGGATTGGTTCTTCGCGTACACGGAGGGCGGCGTCGCCGCGGTCACCGAACAGGGCTACCCGAGATCACGCACGACCCTCGTGCAGAACTCCATCGACACCACACGACTGCGCAAGCAGATCTCGGCCGTCACCACGACCGACACCGATTCCTTCCGCGCACGCCACGACCTGCGGGGCAAGACGGCCCTGTTCGTCGGGGCCCTCGACGAGTCGAAGCGATTGCCCTTCCTGCTCGAAGCCGCGAAGCTCGTTCACAACGAGGATGCCGACTTTCGTCTCATCGTGGCCGGAGACGGCGCCCTGCGTGACGAGATCGAATCATGGGCCCGCACCGAGAGCTGGGTCACGTACCTCGGGCAGGTCGGTGGCGACGCTAAATCCGTGGTGCTCGCATCCGCTCAGGTGATGGCCATGCCGGGCCGGGTCGGACTGGTGGCTGTGGACAGCTTCGCCGCGGCCACGCCGATCGTCACGACCGACTGGGCCTGGCACGCGCCGGAGAGCGAATACCTCGTCGATGGAGTCAACGCCGTCATCACCGCAGACGACGTGGGCAGTTTCGCCGACGCCCTCACGGAGACGCTCGCGAACGCCCCGCGGCTCGCCGGCTTCGCGGAGGCGTGCCAGGCCGGCAGCGAGCAGTACACGCTCGAGGCGATGGTGGAGAACTACGTGGCCGGAATACTGAGCGCACTGGAGGTGGAACGATGA
- a CDS encoding glycosyltransferase, whose translation MNDRGEKLSVLHIMGPLQPSGMERMFISTGKHFSNENIINSILGQGETHPFADDLRQAGYAVHVLPNIDLSRRSRKSLRDLVKAREIDVVHVHTEKNYLQTVLACRLALGPRGKVIRTVHNVFMATGFWRVKRFAQALLADRLVFALIAPSPDVAANERTLGRSAQVIYNWVDDRYSELASLRSGRKANEQPLALIVGNCSDIKNHSRALRAISATNHHLIHFGNEAGASQEEIDLLNALDLQHRLVGRGTHAPDDALKVADYYAMPSRNEGMPVALAEALVSGVPAFVSDAPGLRWAKGLTGVTCLAEDDGAWMHALQSGNVGATVAGAGSVDFSAARGARQYADIYRAASTVKIASLRRTAAPKLARVTSSVGAAGDEKE comes from the coding sequence ATGAACGACCGCGGTGAAAAGCTATCCGTGCTGCACATAATGGGGCCTCTGCAGCCGAGCGGGATGGAGCGAATGTTCATCTCCACTGGGAAGCACTTTTCGAACGAGAACATAATCAACAGCATCCTGGGCCAGGGAGAAACGCATCCCTTTGCGGATGACCTGCGTCAGGCGGGCTACGCCGTGCATGTGCTGCCCAACATCGACCTGTCTCGGCGCAGCCGCAAGTCTCTGCGTGACTTGGTGAAGGCTCGTGAAATCGACGTCGTGCACGTTCATACGGAGAAGAACTACCTGCAAACCGTCCTCGCCTGTCGCCTGGCCTTGGGCCCGCGCGGCAAGGTCATTCGCACAGTGCACAACGTGTTCATGGCCACAGGGTTCTGGAGGGTCAAACGCTTCGCGCAGGCGCTTCTCGCTGATCGCCTGGTTTTCGCACTCATCGCGCCCTCTCCCGATGTGGCTGCAAACGAGCGCACGCTTGGCCGCTCGGCCCAGGTCATCTACAACTGGGTAGACGATCGATACAGTGAACTCGCATCGCTCCGGAGTGGTCGGAAGGCGAACGAACAGCCTCTGGCCCTCATCGTGGGCAATTGTTCAGACATCAAGAATCACTCACGGGCACTTCGCGCAATCTCCGCGACGAATCATCACCTGATTCACTTCGGAAACGAGGCGGGGGCAAGCCAGGAGGAGATTGACCTTCTGAATGCACTTGATCTTCAGCATCGGCTGGTCGGCCGAGGAACGCACGCGCCAGACGACGCGCTCAAGGTGGCCGACTACTACGCCATGCCCAGTCGAAACGAAGGCATGCCCGTGGCCTTGGCGGAAGCCCTGGTGTCCGGTGTCCCGGCTTTCGTCTCCGATGCGCCTGGCCTGCGCTGGGCGAAAGGGCTTACCGGGGTAACCTGCCTGGCGGAAGATGATGGTGCATGGATGCATGCACTCCAGTCGGGCAACGTGGGTGCCACGGTAGCTGGAGCAGGGTCCGTCGACTTCTCGGCAGCGCGAGGAGCCCGCCAGTATGCGGATATCTACCGAGCAGCCAGCACAGTCAAGATTGCTTCGCTGCGGCGCACCGCTGCTCCGAAGCTCGCCCGAGTCACGTCATCCGTCGGCGCAGCCGGCGATGAGAAGGAGTAG
- a CDS encoding beta-1,6-N-acetylglucosaminyltransferase, translating into MPAPAIAFLVLAHADPEQVKRLVARLKPHDVFIHVDAKTTLDAAWAQVDAQLIPNRVPVYWAGFSQVHATLALLKAALATNTVYDRIVLLSGACYPSRPLPELEDLFRTNPGRNFIKYVHVRESAHLSTLIDHVYFRGGILPWRATTRSRALLLAERVLRKCLEKASSLVTRKPLAGWTPFHGSAYWAITPEAGQHILDTVAGSRGQALEKYYRRAFASDEQFFHTIIGNSSFAECSTGPQEFLGRGTYRMGNLHLVDPSLTKWFGPGDLQMVTQSPMYFVRKVRSSTSAGLLDALDQRAGEVTKAPQ; encoded by the coding sequence ATGCCCGCTCCCGCGATCGCGTTCTTGGTGCTGGCCCACGCCGACCCCGAACAGGTGAAACGGCTTGTCGCGCGGCTGAAACCGCACGACGTCTTCATCCACGTTGACGCCAAGACCACCCTTGATGCCGCGTGGGCGCAGGTCGACGCACAGCTCATTCCCAATCGAGTGCCGGTGTACTGGGCCGGGTTTTCCCAGGTGCACGCGACCCTCGCACTGCTGAAGGCCGCCCTCGCCACGAACACCGTCTACGACCGCATCGTTTTGCTGTCCGGCGCGTGCTACCCGAGTCGGCCGCTACCTGAACTGGAAGACCTGTTCCGCACCAATCCGGGCCGCAACTTCATCAAGTACGTGCACGTTCGCGAATCCGCGCACCTCTCCACGCTCATCGACCACGTGTACTTTCGGGGCGGCATCCTTCCCTGGCGTGCCACGACCAGGTCGAGAGCTCTTCTCCTCGCCGAGCGCGTGCTGCGCAAGTGTCTGGAGAAGGCCAGCAGCCTCGTGACGCGCAAGCCACTCGCCGGCTGGACTCCGTTCCACGGCAGCGCCTACTGGGCCATCACGCCCGAGGCCGGGCAGCACATTCTCGATACCGTCGCCGGTTCGCGCGGGCAGGCACTGGAGAAATACTATCGCCGCGCTTTCGCGAGCGACGAACAGTTCTTCCACACCATCATCGGCAATTCCTCCTTCGCGGAGTGCAGCACGGGGCCGCAGGAGTTCCTGGGGCGGGGAACCTACCGCATGGGGAATCTTCATCTGGTCGATCCCAGCCTCACCAAATGGTTCGGGCCGGGCGATCTGCAGATGGTGACCCAGTCCCCGATGTACTTCGTGCGCAAGGTGCGATCGTCCACGTCTGCAGGGCTTCTCGATGCTCTCGATCAGCGGGCGGGCGAGGTCACAAAAGCCCCCCAGTGA